From Primulina huaijiensis isolate GDHJ02 chromosome 15, ASM1229523v2, whole genome shotgun sequence, one genomic window encodes:
- the LOC140959878 gene encoding la-related protein 6C-like has translation MAQLIMKKGVDIGNELQVFDDAYEDEKKGDGMIGGGTFKFNAAAPEFVPRSQAAEVSTMGYFFPCLPYIDGNSGGSWIYVAAGQEDCNIPMVSDQKPKNKAAATSGGALPQHREKGNAISDELKQKIIKQVEYQFSDMSLLANESFVKHVNKDPEGFVPMNIISSTKKLKSLNVSHQIMAEALRSSSKLIVSHDGKKVKRKLPFTEKEKEELQLRTVIAENLPDDHSHQNIEKIFNVVGSIKAIRICQPQDPNASRSSKGDIVISNKLHALVEYENHRTAEKAAEKLNDERNWREGMRVRVMLRRSPKSVLKNRKSEFEGYLDHDEGPSMSHEEDSSSRANVSESFEAEETSAGSKKTWAKNRAKTKPRNQLQTARSLPTTSSSSSSSCSFLGEISAKQNKKGPRMPDGTRGFTMGRGKPLSVPVHSS, from the exons ATGGCGCAATTGATCATGAAGAAAGGCGTTGATATTGGGAACGAACTCCAGGTGTTTGATGATGCGTATGAGGACGAGAAGAAGGGGGATGGAATGATCGGTGGCGGCACGTTCAAATTCAACGCGGCAGCTCCGGAGTTCGTGCCGAGGTCGCAGGCAGCGGAGGTGTCCACGATGGGGTATTTCTTCCCTTGTCTGCCATATATTGATGGGAATAGTGGCGGGAGTTGGATTTACGTTGCTGCGGGTCAAGAAGACTGTAATATTCCTATGGTTTCCGATCAGAAGCCCAAGAACAAGGCGGCTGCCACCTCCGGCGGAGCTCTGCCTCAACACCGTGAAAAGGGAAACGCCATCTCTGACGAGCTTAAGCAGAAGATTATCAAACAA GTGGAATATCAATTTAGTGACATGAGCTTGCTAGCCAATGAATCCTTTGTGAAACATGTCAACAAAGATCCCGAAGGCTTCG TTCCAATGAACATCATTTCATCGACAAAGAAACTCAAATCCTTGAATGTTAGCCACCAAATCATGGCAGAAGCTCTCCGGTCCTCGTCGAAACTG ATTGTAAGCCATGATGGGAAGAAGGTGAAACGAAAACTTCCCTTTACTGAGAAAGAGAAAGAGGAGCTGCAG TTACGCACCGTTATAGCGGAAAATCTACCTGATGATCACTCACATCAGAACATTGAGAAAATTTTCAATGTAGTTGGAAG CATCAAAGCCATTCGAATATGCCAACCACAGGATCCAAATGCTTCACGTTCTTCCAAAGGCGATATAGTCATTAGCAACAAG CTCCATGCATTAGTAGAGTATGAGAACCACCGAACAGCAGAAAAGGCG GCTGAGAAACTGAATGATGAAAGAAACTGGAGAGAAGGCATGCGCGTGAGGGTGATGCTGAGACGATCG CCAAAATCCGTGCTAAAGAACAGAAAATCAGAGTTCGAAGGATATCTAGACCACGATGAAGGTCCCTCGATGTCTCACGAGGAAGATTCATCCTCTCGGGCAAACGTTTCAGAATCATTCGAG GCTGAGGAAACTTCAGCTGGATCGAAGAAGACGTGGGCTAAAAACCGAGCAAAAACTAAGCCTCGTAATCAACTTCAAACTGCACGAAGCCTGCCTACAACAAGTTCGAGTTCGAGTTCAAGTTGCTCGTTTTTGGGCGAAATATCTGCTAAACAGAACAAGAAAGGGCCAAGAATGCCAGATGGAACAAGGGGTTTCACTATGGGGAGGGGGAAGCCACTTAGTGTCCCCGTCCATTCAAGTTAA
- the LOC140958363 gene encoding transcription factor HHO6-like has product MGSLIASELSLDRRVLSATSLGGFLTQVSRIHDQSERIAKLDDYVYGLQVEIKKIEVFKRELPLCMRIVNEAMVMMKEELAQFKKPKAVPVLKEFIPLKRTADEKDDTNEISKENDVNTGDKMNWMSSVQLCNSIDQNHHPNTCSGNNNHTLKLDKIKGVEEEMNPPRMNGILRSGRNMAIGTAFAPFEGRNNFPMMMAAKEDDDELIGLTPRDLRIKSPGGEIDSGGFSCKSNCSKTGSSSATDDQSNLRARQKRQQMTRKQRRCWSPELHRQFIDALQQLGGAQAATPKQIREFMQVDGLSNDEVKSHLQKYRLHTRKVSTTHPSTRPVVLGGSWMSKEQYTESSKLGNSHSGSPQSHMQVNGGHSMDDEDDEESESQCWKNQIQL; this is encoded by the exons ATGGGCTCGTTGATTGCATCGGAGCTTAGCTTGGATCGCAGGGTTTTATCGGCAACGTCGCTCGGGGGGTTTCTCACGCAGGTTTCGAGGATTCATGACCAATCTGAGAGGATAGCGAAGCTTGATGATTACGTTTATGGGCTTCAAGTCGAGATTAAGAAGATTGAGGTTTTTAAACGGGAGCTGCCTCTTTGCATGCGCATCGTCAACGAGG CGATGGTGATGATGAAGGAAGAGTTAGCGCAGTTTAAGAAACCTAAGGCGGTGCCAGTGTTGAAAGAATTCATTCCATTGAAGAGAACCGCTGATGAAAAAGATGATACGAATGAAATCAGTAAAGAAAATGATGTTAACACCGGTGATAAAATGAACTGGATGAGCTCTGTGCAGTTATGCAACTCTATTGATCAGAATCATCATCCAAATACTTGTTCCGGCAACAATAATCACACCTTAAAACTTGACAAAATTAAG ggagttgaagaagaaatgAATCCACCGAGGATGAATGGTATACTTCGGAGTGGCAGGAACATGGCCATAGGAACGGCGTTTGCACCGTTTGAGGGGCGAAATAACTTCCCCATGATGATGGCGGCGAAGGAAGACGATGACGAATTGATTGGGCTTACGCCTCGTGACCTTAGGATCAAGAGTCCAGGCGGGGAAATTGATTCTGGTGGTTTTAGCTGTAAATCGAATTGTAGCAAAACAGGGTCCTCTTCTGCAACCGATGATCAATCGAATTTACGAGCTCGACAGAAGCGTCAGCAGATGACTAGGAAGCAAAGGAGGTGCTGGTCACCTGAGTTGCATCGTCAGTTTATTGATGCCCTGCAGCAGCTTGGAGGTGCCCAAG CTGCGACTCCTAAACAAATTAGAGAGTTTATGCAAGTTGATGGTCTATCCAATGATGAAGTGAAGAGTCATTTGCAA AAATATCGGCTTCACACTCGTAAAGTTTCTACAACGCACCCCTCCACCCGTCCTGTCGTTCTTGGAGGTTCGTGGATGTCCAAAGAACAGTATACTGAATCCTCAAAGCTGGGAAATTCCCATTCAGGATCTCCTCAGAGCCATATGCAGGTAAACGGAGGCCACAGCATGGACGACGAAGATGACGAAGAGTCCGAGTCCCAGTGTTGGAAGAATCAGATTCAGTTATGA